From the genome of Winogradskyella forsetii, one region includes:
- the rpoC gene encoding DNA-directed RNA polymerase subunit beta' produces MARRQDKNTVQKFNKISIGLASPESVLAESRGEVLKPETINYRTHKPERDGLFCERIFGPVKDFECACGKYKRIRYKGIVCDRCGVEVTEKKVRRDRVGHINLVVPVAHIWYFRSLPNKIGYLLGLPSKKLDMIIYYERYVVIQPGIAMNAEGEPVQKMDFLTEEEYLNILESIPQENQYLDDTDPNKFIAKMGAECLIDLLARIDLDQLSYDLRHKANNETSKQRKTEALKRLQVVEAFRDSNLNRENRPEWMIMKAVPVIPPELRPLVPLDGGRFATSDLNDLYRRVIIRNNRLKRLVEIKAPEVILRNEKRMLQESVDSLFDNTRKSSAVKTDSNRPLKSLSDSLKGKQGRFRQNLLGKRVDYSARSVIVVGPELKLFECGLPKGMAAELYKPFIIRKLIERGIVKTVKSAKKIIDRKEPVVWDILENVLKGHPVLLNRAPTLHRLGIQAFQPKLIEGKAIQLHPLVCTAFNADFDGDQMAVHLPLGPEAILECQLLMLASHNILNPANGSPVTVPSQDMVLGLYYMTKLRKTDENYTVKGEGLTFYSPEEVTIAYNEKKVDLNAGIKVRTYDFNEEGELTKQIIETTVGRVLFNEKVPAAAGYINEVLTKKSLREIIHGVLKKTSVPETADFLDEIKTQGYKFAFQGGLSFSLGDIIIPSEKQGMIDAANKEVDGIMGNYNMGLITNNERYNQVIDIWTSTNAELTELSMKRIREDQQGFNSVFMMLDSGARGSKEQIRQLTGMRGLMAKPKKSTAAGGEIIENPILSNFKEGLSILEYFISTHGARKGLADTALKTADAGYLTRRLVDVSQDVIVYEEDCGTLRGIEVSALKKNEEIVESLEGRIVGRTSLNDVYNPLTEELLVEAGGHINDIIAKKIGDSPLDSIEVRSPLSCEAKKGICVKCYGRNLATGKMVQRGEAVGVVAAQSIGEPGTQLTLRTFHVGGIASNISEENKLTVKFDGIAEIEDLKTVKSKDNEGKEVDVVISRTSELKLIDTKTGIVLSTNNIPYGSFIYVKPGDKVKKGDVICSWDPYNGVIISEFAGKVKYENIEQGVTYQVEIDEQTGFQEKVISESRNKKLIPTLLIEDKKGETIRSYNLPVGAHIMIDDGDKIEIGKILVKIPRKSAKAGDITGGLPRVTELFEARNPSNPAVVSAIDGVVSFGKIKRGNREIIIESKLGEVKKYLVKLSNQILVQENDYVKAGMPLSDGSITPNDILNIKGPSAVQQYLVNEVQEVYRLQGVKINDKHFEVVVRQMMRKVRIIDSGDTIFLENQLVHKSDFIEENDKIFGMKVVEDAGDSDNMKSGQIVTVRDLRDENSSLRREDKNLVTARDASPATATPILQGITRASLQTKSFISAASFQETTKVLNEAAVNGKVDSLEGLKENVIVGHRIPAGTGVREYENIIVGSKQEFNEMMKAKEEMNFN; encoded by the coding sequence ATGGCAAGAAGACAAGATAAGAATACAGTACAGAAATTTAATAAAATTTCTATTGGTTTAGCTTCTCCAGAGTCTGTTTTAGCAGAATCTCGTGGAGAGGTATTAAAGCCAGAAACTATTAATTATCGAACTCACAAACCAGAAAGAGATGGTTTGTTCTGTGAGCGTATTTTTGGTCCAGTAAAGGATTTTGAATGTGCTTGTGGTAAATATAAAAGAATACGTTACAAGGGTATTGTTTGTGACCGTTGTGGTGTAGAAGTAACAGAAAAGAAAGTACGTAGAGATCGTGTAGGTCACATCAATTTAGTTGTGCCCGTAGCGCATATCTGGTATTTCCGTTCGTTACCAAATAAAATAGGTTACCTTCTTGGATTACCATCTAAGAAATTAGATATGATTATCTATTATGAGCGTTACGTGGTTATTCAACCCGGTATTGCCATGAATGCTGAAGGCGAACCAGTACAAAAAATGGATTTCTTAACGGAAGAAGAGTACCTAAACATTTTAGAATCTATTCCTCAAGAGAATCAATATTTAGATGATACAGACCCTAACAAATTCATCGCTAAGATGGGTGCTGAGTGTCTTATCGATTTATTAGCAAGAATTGATTTAGATCAATTGTCTTATGATTTAAGACATAAAGCTAATAACGAAACCTCTAAGCAACGTAAAACTGAGGCGTTAAAGCGTTTACAAGTTGTAGAGGCGTTTAGAGATTCAAATTTAAACAGAGAGAACAGACCAGAGTGGATGATCATGAAGGCTGTTCCTGTAATTCCACCAGAATTAAGACCTTTAGTGCCTTTAGATGGTGGTCGTTTTGCAACTTCAGATTTAAATGATTTGTATCGTCGTGTAATTATCCGTAACAATCGTTTGAAGCGATTGGTAGAGATAAAAGCACCAGAAGTGATTTTACGTAATGAAAAACGTATGTTACAAGAATCAGTAGATTCATTATTTGATAACACACGAAAGTCATCTGCTGTAAAAACAGATTCTAACAGACCATTAAAATCATTATCAGATTCACTTAAAGGTAAGCAAGGACGTTTCCGTCAAAACTTATTAGGTAAGCGTGTTGATTATTCTGCACGTTCTGTAATTGTTGTTGGACCAGAATTAAAATTATTTGAATGTGGATTGCCAAAAGGAATGGCAGCAGAGCTTTACAAACCATTTATCATCAGAAAGCTGATTGAAAGAGGTATTGTAAAAACGGTTAAATCTGCAAAGAAAATTATAGATAGAAAAGAGCCTGTAGTTTGGGATATCTTAGAAAATGTTTTAAAAGGACATCCAGTACTTTTAAATCGTGCTCCTACCTTACACAGACTTGGTATTCAAGCTTTCCAACCTAAGCTTATTGAAGGTAAGGCGATTCAGTTACACCCATTAGTATGTACGGCTTTTAACGCCGATTTCGATGGTGATCAGATGGCTGTGCATTTACCATTAGGACCAGAAGCGATTTTAGAATGTCAATTATTAATGTTGGCGTCACATAATATATTGAATCCGGCTAACGGGTCTCCAGTTACTGTACCTTCTCAGGATATGGTACTTGGTTTATATTATATGACTAAGTTGCGTAAAACGGATGAAAATTATACCGTTAAAGGTGAAGGTTTAACGTTCTACTCTCCTGAAGAAGTTACTATTGCTTACAATGAGAAGAAAGTGGACTTAAACGCTGGAATCAAAGTAAGAACTTACGATTTCAATGAAGAAGGTGAATTAACAAAACAAATTATAGAAACTACTGTAGGTCGTGTACTATTCAACGAAAAAGTACCAGCAGCAGCAGGTTATATCAATGAGGTATTAACTAAAAAGTCTTTAAGGGAAATCATTCATGGTGTCCTTAAAAAGACAAGTGTACCAGAAACGGCAGATTTCCTTGATGAGATTAAGACTCAAGGCTACAAGTTTGCATTTCAAGGTGGACTATCCTTTAGTTTAGGTGATATTATTATTCCTTCTGAAAAGCAAGGAATGATTGATGCAGCGAACAAAGAAGTTGATGGTATTATGGGTAACTATAATATGGGACTTATAACCAACAACGAACGTTATAACCAAGTTATTGATATCTGGACATCAACAAATGCAGAACTGACAGAATTGTCAATGAAGCGTATTCGTGAGGATCAACAAGGATTTAACTCGGTGTTTATGATGCTTGATTCCGGTGCAAGGGGTTCTAAAGAGCAGATTCGTCAGTTAACAGGTATGCGTGGATTAATGGCCAAGCCTAAGAAATCTACAGCAGCAGGTGGAGAAATTATTGAGAATCCAATTCTTTCTAACTTTAAGGAAGGATTGTCAATTTTAGAATACTTTATCTCTACGCATGGTGCACGTAAAGGACTTGCAGATACAGCTCTTAAAACGGCTGATGCTGGTTACTTAACACGTCGTTTGGTAGATGTTTCGCAAGATGTCATTGTATATGAAGAAGATTGTGGTACACTAAGAGGAATCGAAGTTTCTGCACTTAAGAAAAATGAAGAAATTGTTGAGAGCTTAGAAGGTAGAATCGTTGGTAGAACATCACTTAATGATGTTTACAATCCATTAACTGAAGAGTTATTGGTAGAAGCTGGTGGTCATATTAATGATATTATCGCTAAGAAAATTGGTGATTCACCACTAGATTCTATTGAGGTGCGTTCGCCTTTATCATGTGAAGCCAAAAAAGGTATCTGTGTGAAATGTTACGGTCGTAACTTAGCTACAGGTAAGATGGTACAACGTGGTGAAGCTGTTGGTGTAGTTGCGGCACAATCCATTGGTGAACCGGGAACTCAGTTAACATTACGTACATTCCACGTTGGTGGTATTGCAAGTAACATTTCGGAAGAGAATAAATTAACGGTGAAGTTTGATGGTATTGCAGAAATTGAAGATCTTAAAACTGTAAAATCTAAAGATAACGAAGGAAAAGAAGTTGATGTCGTTATTTCAAGAACGTCAGAGTTAAAGTTAATAGATACAAAAACAGGTATCGTCTTAAGTACTAACAATATTCCTTATGGTTCATTTATTTATGTGAAACCAGGAGATAAAGTTAAGAAAGGTGACGTTATATGTTCATGGGATCCATATAATGGTGTTATTATTTCAGAATTCGCTGGTAAAGTGAAGTATGAAAACATTGAACAAGGTGTTACTTACCAAGTAGAAATTGATGAACAAACTGGTTTCCAAGAGAAAGTAATTTCAGAATCAAGAAACAAGAAATTGATTCCAACATTACTTATTGAAGATAAGAAAGGCGAAACAATCCGTTCTTACAACTTACCAGTTGGTGCGCACATAATGATCGATGATGGCGATAAAATTGAAATCGGTAAGATTTTAGTTAAGATACCTCGTAAATCTGCTAAAGCAGGTGATATTACTGGTGGTCTTCCTCGTGTAACGGAATTATTTGAAGCACGTAACCCTTCTAATCCTGCTGTTGTAAGTGCGATTGATGGTGTGGTTTCATTTGGTAAAATTAAACGTGGTAACCGTGAGATTATAATCGAATCCAAATTAGGTGAGGTTAAAAAATACTTGGTCAAATTATCTAATCAAATTCTTGTACAGGAAAATGATTACGTTAAAGCAGGTATGCCTCTATCGGATGGTTCTATAACACCAAACGATATTCTTAATATCAAAGGCCCATCAGCAGTTCAACAATACTTAGTAAACGAAGTACAAGAAGTATATCGTTTACAGGGTGTAAAGATTAATGATAAGCACTTTGAAGTTGTTGTAAGACAGATGATGCGTAAAGTTAGAATCATTGATTCTGGTGATACCATTTTCTTAGAAAACCAATTAGTTCATAAATCTGATTTCATTGAAGAGAATGATAAGATTTTCGGAATGAAAGTGGTGGAAGATGCTGGTGATTCAGATAATATGAAGTCTGGTCAAATTGTAACCGTTAGAGATCTAAGAGATGAAAACTCTAGCTTACGAAGAGAAGATAAGAATCTTGTAACTGCAAGAGATGCGAGTCCTGCGACTGCAACTCCAATATTACAAGGTATCACGAGAGCATCGTTACAAACTAAGTCGTTTATATCTGCAGCATCGTTCCAAGAAACTACCAAGGTTCTAAACGAAGCAGCTGTAAATGGTAAGGTCGATTCTCTTGAAGGACTTAAAGAAAATGTAATTGTTGGTCATAGAATACCAGCAGGAACAGGTGTTAGAGAATACGAAAACATCATTGTAGGTTCTAAACAAGAATTTAATGAAATGATGAAGGCTAAAGAAGAGATGAACTTCAATTAG
- the rplA gene encoding 50S ribosomal protein L1, which translates to MARLTKKKKEAQAKVDNNKIYSLEEASALLKEITYTKFDASIDLAIRLGVDPRKANQMVRGVVSLPHGTGKDMKVLALVTPDKEEEAKEAGADYVGLDEYLQKIKDGWTDVDVIVTMPSIMGKLGPLGRVLGPRGLMPNPKTGTVTMDVAKAVAEVKAGKIDFKVDKTGIVHAPIGKASFSEDKIVGNAKELLSTIMKLKPTASKGVYVKSIYMSSTMSPSIAIDTKIG; encoded by the coding sequence ATGGCAAGATTAACAAAGAAGAAAAAAGAGGCACAAGCAAAGGTAGATAATAATAAAATTTACTCTTTAGAAGAAGCTTCAGCATTACTAAAAGAGATTACATATACAAAGTTTGATGCTTCTATCGATTTAGCAATCAGATTAGGTGTAGATCCACGTAAAGCCAATCAAATGGTTCGTGGTGTAGTTTCGTTACCACACGGTACAGGTAAAGATATGAAGGTTCTTGCACTTGTAACTCCAGATAAAGAAGAAGAAGCTAAAGAAGCTGGCGCTGATTATGTAGGGTTAGATGAATACTTACAGAAAATTAAAGATGGTTGGACGGACGTTGACGTTATCGTTACTATGCCAAGCATCATGGGTAAGTTAGGACCGTTAGGTAGAGTATTAGGACCAAGAGGTCTTATGCCAAACCCTAAGACAGGAACAGTAACTATGGACGTAGCTAAAGCAGTTGCAGAAGTAAAAGCTGGTAAGATAGATTTTAAAGTAGATAAAACAGGAATTGTACATGCGCCAATAGGTAAAGCTTCATTTAGTGAAGATAAGATTGTGGGCAATGCAAAAGAATTATTATCTACAATCATGAAGTTAAAGCCAACTGCTTCAAAAGGGGTTTATGTAAAGAGCATTTATATGTCCAGCACCATGAGTCCAAGTATAGCAATTGACACAAAAATAGGATAG
- the rplL gene encoding 50S ribosomal protein L7/L12, whose product MADLKDFAEQLVNLTVKEVNELATILKDEYGIEPAAAAVAMAGPAAGGGEAAEEQTEFDVILTAAGGSKLAVVKLVKELTGLGLKDAKGLVDDAPSPIKEGVAKDEAEALKAQLEEAGAEVELK is encoded by the coding sequence ATGGCAGATTTAAAAGATTTCGCGGAACAATTAGTTAACCTTACAGTAAAAGAAGTTAACGAATTAGCAACTATATTAAAAGATGAGTACGGTATTGAGCCTGCAGCTGCTGCTGTAGCTATGGCTGGTCCTGCTGCTGGTGGTGGAGAAGCTGCTGAGGAGCAAACTGAATTCGATGTTATCTTAACTGCTGCAGGTGGTTCTAAACTAGCTGTAGTAAAATTAGTTAAGGAATTAACTGGTTTAGGTTTAAAAGATGCTAAAGGTTTAGTTGATGATGCACCAAGCCCAATTAAGGAAGGTGTAGCAAAAGACGAAGCTGAAGCATTGAAAGCTCAGTTAGAAGAAGCTGGAGCAGAGGTAGAGCTTAAGTAA
- the rpoB gene encoding DNA-directed RNA polymerase subunit beta, translated as MLAKKAERINFSSIVNRTDYPDFLDIQIKSFQDFFQLETKSEERGTEGLYNTFMENFPITDTRNQFVLEFLDYFIDPPRYSIEECIERGLTYSVPLKARLKLYCTDPEHEDFETIVQDVYLGTIPYMTPSGTFCINGAERVVVSQLHRSPGVFFSQSFHANGTKLYSARVIPFKGSWIEFATDINSVMYAYIDRKKKLPVTTLFRAIGFERDKDILEIFDLAEEVKVSKSGLKKVIGRKLAARVLNTWHEDFVDEDTGEVVSIERNEIVLDRDTEIDKDNIEEILEAEVKTILLHKESAQQGDYAIIHNTLQKDPTNSEKEAVEHIYRQLRNAEPPDEETARGIIDKLFFSDQRYSLGEVGRYRMNKKLQLDIGMDKQVLTKEDIITIIKYLIELINSKAEIDDIDHLSNRRVRTVGEQLSSQFGVGLARMARTIRERMNVRDNEVFTPIDLINAKTLSSVINSFFGTNQLSQFMDQTNPLAEITHKRRLSALGPGGLSRERAGFEVRDVHYTHYGRLCPIETPEGPNIGLISSLSVFAKVNAMGFIETPYRKVDNGVVDIKNAPTYLSAEEEEDMLIAQATIKVDDKGKILADKIISRQEGDFPVIDPSNVNYTDVAPNQIASISASLIPFLEHDDANRALMGSNMMRQAVPLLRPEAPIVGTGLERQVASDSRVLINAEGAGTVEYVDAEKITIKYERTEEAAMVSFDSDTKTYPLVKFRKTNQGTSINLKPIVVKGDKVVKGQVLCEGYATENGELALGRNMKVAFMPWKGYNFEDAIVISEKVVREDVFTSIHIDEYSLEVRDTKLGNEELTNDIPNVSEEATKDLDENGMIRIGAEIKPGDILIGKITPKGESDPTPEEKLLRAIFGDKAGDVKDASLKASPSLNGVVIDKKLFARAVKDKRKRAQDKEDIEKLEDAYDNRFDDLKSIVVEKLFNIVNGKTAQGIYNDLGEEIIPKGKKYTLKMLNAVDDYTHLTSGKWTTDDHTNELVADLIHNYKIKENDLQGSLRREKFTISVGDELPAGIIKLAKVYIAKKRKLKVGDKMAGRHGNKGIVARIVRQEDMPFLEDGTPVDIVLNPLGVPSRMNIGQIYETVLGWAGKDLGRKYATPIFDGATLDQINEYTDEAGIPRFGHTYLYDGGTGDRFDQPATVGVIYMIKLGHMIDDKMHARSIGPYSLITQQPLGGKAQFGGQRFGEMEVWALEAYGASSTLREILTVKSDDVIGRAKTYEAIVKGEPMPEPGLPESFNVLMHELKGLGLDIRLEE; from the coding sequence ATGTTAGCAAAAAAGGCTGAAAGAATTAATTTCTCTTCTATTGTAAATAGAACAGATTACCCAGACTTTTTGGATATCCAAATTAAATCCTTCCAGGATTTTTTCCAATTAGAAACAAAGTCAGAAGAAAGAGGTACTGAAGGTTTGTACAACACCTTCATGGAGAACTTCCCGATAACAGACACGCGTAATCAATTCGTACTAGAATTTTTAGATTACTTTATTGATCCTCCAAGATATTCTATAGAAGAATGTATTGAAAGAGGGTTAACTTACAGTGTGCCTTTAAAAGCAAGATTGAAGTTGTATTGTACAGATCCAGAACATGAGGATTTCGAAACAATCGTTCAGGATGTATATTTAGGTACTATTCCTTACATGACACCGAGTGGTACATTTTGTATCAATGGTGCAGAACGTGTAGTGGTTTCTCAGTTACACAGATCGCCTGGTGTTTTCTTTAGCCAGTCTTTCCATGCCAATGGAACTAAATTATATTCTGCAAGAGTTATTCCTTTCAAAGGATCTTGGATAGAATTTGCTACAGACATTAACAGTGTAATGTATGCTTACATTGATAGAAAGAAAAAGTTACCTGTTACTACTTTGTTTAGAGCCATCGGTTTTGAGCGTGATAAAGATATTTTAGAGATTTTTGACCTTGCTGAAGAAGTTAAGGTTTCAAAATCTGGATTAAAGAAAGTTATCGGTCGTAAGTTAGCTGCTCGTGTATTGAATACATGGCACGAGGATTTCGTTGATGAAGATACTGGTGAAGTAGTATCTATTGAACGTAACGAAATTGTATTGGATCGTGATACTGAAATCGATAAAGATAATATTGAAGAAATTCTTGAAGCTGAAGTTAAAACGATTCTTTTACATAAAGAAAGTGCGCAACAAGGCGATTACGCAATTATTCATAATACCTTACAGAAAGATCCAACAAACTCTGAAAAAGAAGCTGTTGAGCACATCTACCGTCAATTACGTAATGCTGAGCCGCCAGATGAGGAAACCGCTCGTGGTATAATTGACAAATTATTCTTCTCTGACCAACGTTACTCTTTAGGTGAAGTAGGTCGTTACAGAATGAACAAGAAATTACAGTTAGATATTGGAATGGATAAGCAAGTGCTTACCAAAGAAGATATCATAACGATTATTAAATATTTAATTGAGCTTATCAACTCTAAAGCAGAGATTGATGATATCGATCACTTATCTAACCGTCGTGTGCGTACAGTAGGTGAGCAGTTATCTTCTCAGTTTGGTGTTGGTTTAGCACGTATGGCTCGTACTATTCGTGAGCGTATGAACGTTCGTGATAACGAAGTGTTTACACCAATAGATTTAATTAATGCTAAGACTCTATCGTCTGTTATTAATTCTTTCTTTGGAACGAATCAGCTATCTCAATTTATGGATCAAACGAATCCTTTAGCAGAGATTACGCACAAGCGTCGTCTTTCAGCATTAGGACCAGGTGGTTTATCTAGAGAAAGAGCAGGTTTCGAAGTACGTGATGTTCACTATACACACTACGGACGTTTATGTCCTATTGAAACACCAGAAGGACCAAACATTGGTTTGATTTCTTCTTTATCTGTATTTGCCAAAGTAAATGCAATGGGCTTCATTGAGACGCCTTACCGTAAAGTGGATAACGGTGTTGTAGATATTAAAAATGCACCAACATATCTAAGTGCCGAAGAGGAGGAAGATATGCTAATTGCGCAAGCAACAATTAAGGTTGATGACAAAGGAAAAATATTAGCAGATAAGATTATCTCTCGTCAAGAAGGTGATTTCCCTGTTATTGATCCTTCAAACGTTAACTATACCGATGTTGCGCCTAACCAAATTGCATCGATTTCAGCGTCATTAATCCCATTCTTGGAACATGATGATGCCAACCGTGCATTGATGGGATCTAACATGATGCGGCAGGCCGTTCCTTTATTACGTCCAGAAGCACCAATCGTTGGAACTGGTTTAGAGCGTCAAGTCGCATCAGATTCTAGAGTGTTGATTAATGCTGAAGGCGCTGGTACTGTTGAATATGTAGATGCTGAAAAAATCACTATTAAGTACGAACGTACAGAGGAAGCTGCAATGGTTAGTTTTGATAGTGACACAAAAACATATCCTTTAGTTAAATTCAGAAAAACAAACCAAGGAACTTCGATTAACTTAAAGCCTATTGTCGTAAAAGGTGATAAGGTTGTAAAAGGTCAAGTCCTTTGTGAAGGTTATGCAACCGAAAATGGTGAATTAGCACTTGGTAGAAATATGAAAGTAGCCTTTATGCCTTGGAAAGGGTATAACTTTGAGGATGCGATTGTAATTTCTGAAAAAGTAGTAAGGGAAGATGTATTTACATCTATTCATATCGATGAATATTCATTGGAAGTTAGAGACACCAAATTAGGTAACGAAGAATTAACTAACGATATTCCTAACGTTTCTGAAGAAGCAACTAAGGATTTAGATGAAAATGGAATGATTCGCATTGGTGCGGAAATCAAACCAGGTGATATCTTAATTGGTAAGATTACGCCGAAAGGGGAATCAGATCCTACGCCAGAAGAAAAGTTGCTTCGTGCCATCTTTGGTGATAAAGCAGGTGATGTTAAGGATGCGTCTTTAAAAGCATCTCCATCTTTAAATGGTGTTGTTATCGATAAGAAATTATTTGCGAGAGCAGTAAAAGATAAACGTAAGAGAGCACAAGACAAAGAAGATATTGAAAAGCTGGAAGATGCTTACGATAACAGATTCGATGATCTTAAAAGTATCGTTGTAGAAAAATTATTCAACATCGTTAACGGAAAAACAGCTCAAGGAATTTATAATGATTTAGGAGAGGAAATTATTCCAAAAGGTAAAAAATATACCTTAAAAATGTTAAATGCTGTGGATGATTATACGCATTTAACATCAGGAAAATGGACAACTGACGATCATACCAATGAACTTGTTGCAGATTTAATCCATAACTATAAGATTAAGGAAAATGATCTTCAAGGGTCTTTAAGACGTGAGAAGTTTACCATCTCTGTAGGTGATGAATTACCAGCTGGTATTATTAAATTAGCTAAGGTTTATATCGCTAAGAAACGTAAGCTTAAAGTAGGTGATAAAATGGCAGGTCGTCACGGTAACAAAGGTATTGTGGCTCGTATCGTTCGTCAAGAAGATATGCCTTTCTTAGAAGATGGAACTCCGGTTGATATTGTATTGAATCCACTTGGTGTACCGTCTCGTATGAATATTGGTCAAATCTATGAAACTGTTTTAGGTTGGGCTGGTAAAGATTTAGGAAGAAAGTATGCAACTCCAATTTTTGATGGTGCAACTTTAGACCAGATTAATGAATATACAGATGAAGCTGGTATTCCAAGATTCGGTCATACCTATCTATATGATGGTGGAACAGGTGATCGTTTCGATCAACCAGCAACAGTTGGTGTCATCTACATGATTAAACTGGGTCACATGATTGACGATAAAATGCACGCACGTTCCATAGGACCATACTCATTAATTACGCAACAACCATTAGGTGGTAAAGCACAATTTGGTGGACAGCGTTTTGGAGAGATGGAAGTTTGGGCACTTGAAGCCTATGGCGCATCAAGTACACTACGTGAGATCTTAACTGTAAAATCAGATGACGTGATTGGTAGAGCAAAAACTTACGAAGCAATCGTTAAGGGAGAGCCAATGCCAGAACCAGGATTACCAGAATCTTTTAATGTACTTATGCACGAATTAAAAGGTTTAGGATTAGATATTAGATTAGAAGAATAA
- the rplK gene encoding 50S ribosomal protein L11 encodes MAKEIDKVVKLQVRGGAANPSPPVGPALGAAGVNIMEFCKQFNARTQDRPGKVLPVVISVFKDKSFDFVIKTPPAAVQLLEAAKVKKGSGEPNRRKVAKVTWDQVKAIAQDKMVDLNAFEIGSAMKMVAGTARSMGITVKGGEAPN; translated from the coding sequence ATGGCAAAAGAAATAGACAAAGTAGTTAAGCTACAAGTTCGGGGAGGTGCTGCGAATCCATCGCCACCGGTAGGACCCGCTTTAGGTGCCGCTGGAGTAAATATCATGGAGTTCTGTAAGCAGTTTAATGCGAGAACACAAGATAGACCAGGTAAAGTATTACCTGTGGTAATTTCGGTTTTCAAAGACAAATCATTTGACTTTGTAATCAAAACTCCACCAGCAGCAGTACAATTATTAGAAGCGGCCAAAGTAAAGAAAGGATCAGGAGAACCAAACCGACGTAAAGTAGCAAAAGTAACTTGGGATCAAGTTAAAGCGATTGCTCAAGACAAAATGGTAGATTTAAATGCCTTTGAAATCGGATCAGCTATGAAAATGGTTGCCGGTACAGCAAGATCGATGGGTATCACTGTTAAAGGAGGAGAAGCTCCAAACTAA
- the rplJ gene encoding 50S ribosomal protein L10, whose amino-acid sequence MTREEKSQVIEELTAQLADNTNIYLTDISGLDAVATSNLRRACFKSNIKLAVVKNTLLEKAMAASDKEFGDLPTTLKGNTSVMYSETGNAPAKVIKEFRKKSEKPLLKGAFIEESIYIGDDLLDALVDIKSREELIGDIVALLQSPAKNVISALKSSGGTIAGIVKTLSEREG is encoded by the coding sequence ATGACAAGAGAAGAAAAATCCCAAGTAATTGAAGAGTTGACTGCTCAATTAGCAGATAATACAAATATCTATTTAACAGATATTTCTGGATTAGATGCAGTAGCGACTTCAAATTTAAGAAGAGCGTGTTTCAAGTCTAACATTAAGTTAGCCGTGGTTAAGAATACACTTTTAGAGAAAGCAATGGCTGCATCGGACAAAGAATTCGGTGACTTACCAACGACTTTAAAAGGTAATACATCAGTAATGTATTCTGAAACAGGAAACGCACCAGCCAAAGTAATTAAAGAATTCCGCAAGAAATCTGAAAAGCCTTTATTAAAAGGAGCTTTCATTGAGGAGTCTATTTACATTGGCGACGATTTACTAGATGCATTAGTAGATATTAAGTCGAGAGAAGAACTTATTGGCGACATTGTAGCATTGTTACAGTCTCCAGCTAAAAACGTTATCTCTGCGCTTAAATCTAGTGGTGGAACCATCGCAGGTATCGTTAAAACATTATCCGAAAGAGAAGGATAA
- the nusG gene encoding transcription termination/antitermination protein NusG, producing the protein MSDKKWYVVRAVSGQENKIKSYIENEISRLGLEDFVDQVLVPTEKVIQIRNGKKINKEKVYFPGYIMVQANLSGEIPHIIKSITNVIGFLGETKGGDPVPLRQSEVNRMLGKVDELSVEADANVAIPFTKGETVKVIDGPFNGFDGTIEKINEEKRKLEVMVKIFGRKTPLELSYMQVEKV; encoded by the coding sequence ATGTCTGATAAAAAATGGTATGTTGTTAGAGCGGTAAGCGGTCAAGAGAATAAAATCAAAAGCTATATTGAGAATGAGATTTCAAGATTAGGTTTAGAAGATTTTGTTGATCAAGTCTTAGTGCCAACAGAAAAAGTAATCCAAATTCGTAACGGAAAGAAAATAAACAAAGAGAAAGTTTATTTTCCGGGTTACATTATGGTTCAAGCGAATTTAAGTGGTGAGATCCCTCACATTATTAAATCAATTACAAATGTTATTGGTTTCTTAGGTGAAACAAAAGGTGGTGACCCTGTACCTTTAAGACAATCTGAAGTAAACAGAATGTTAGGAAAAGTAGATGAATTGTCTGTTGAAGCTGATGCTAACGTAGCGATTCCATTTACAAAAGGGGAAACTGTAAAAGTTATCGACGGACCATTCAATGGTTTTGATGGCACCATCGAAAAAATTAATGAAGAAAAGCGTAAGCTTGAGGTAATGGTTAAGATTTTCGGAAGAAAAACACCATTGGAGTTAAGTTATATGCAAGTAGAAAAAGTATAA